One Ostreibacterium oceani DNA segment encodes these proteins:
- a CDS encoding SPFH domain-containing protein — translation MGLMNWLGGELVDIIEWTQTDDSTMAYRFPRYRNEIKFGAKLTVREGQVAILVNLGQLADVFTPGIYELKTENLPVLSSLQHWQHGFESPFKAEVYFFNTTDFLSLKWGTKQAITLTDQTVGLIRLRAFGSYTIRIADAAVFFRKLVGTDGNFEIDEVSEHLSQALVARFSEQLASEAFSISTLASKYSELASSVTKATATEFAAYGLEIGQLYIENISLPEKVQQVLDDKTGLTILGDDLGAYTQMQAAKGMESGGSGSDMASAGVGMALGMQMAREMTQENDPVIPQLPKTYYLMVNGQRVGPLALNTVQDMLLNHDINSETMCWKKGMKEWMALEMMSEFETNAIPPPFSPSSQR, via the coding sequence ATGGGGTTAATGAATTGGCTAGGTGGTGAGTTAGTTGATATCATCGAATGGACACAAACCGATGATAGCACGATGGCGTATCGCTTTCCGCGCTACCGAAATGAAATTAAATTTGGCGCTAAACTGACTGTCAGAGAAGGGCAGGTCGCCATTTTGGTTAATTTAGGGCAGCTAGCCGATGTATTCACCCCAGGCATTTATGAATTAAAAACGGAAAACCTACCTGTTTTATCGTCACTACAGCACTGGCAACATGGATTTGAAAGTCCGTTTAAGGCAGAGGTTTATTTTTTTAACACGACCGATTTTTTATCCCTAAAATGGGGGACAAAACAAGCCATTACATTAACAGACCAGACGGTGGGACTCATTCGCCTGCGTGCTTTTGGGTCTTACACCATTCGCATCGCCGATGCGGCGGTATTTTTTCGAAAACTGGTCGGAACCGATGGCAATTTTGAAATCGATGAAGTCAGCGAACACCTCTCTCAAGCACTGGTTGCACGATTTTCTGAGCAATTGGCCAGCGAAGCATTTAGCATCTCGACTTTGGCGAGCAAATACAGCGAGTTAGCCAGCTCTGTCACCAAGGCGACCGCAACAGAATTTGCGGCTTATGGCTTAGAAATTGGTCAATTGTATATTGAAAACATTTCATTACCTGAAAAAGTCCAACAAGTGCTAGATGATAAGACCGGCTTGACTATTCTGGGTGATGATTTGGGGGCTTATACGCAGATGCAAGCCGCAAAAGGGATGGAATCAGGCGGTTCGGGTAGCGATATGGCTTCTGCCGGCGTTGGTATGGCACTCGGGATGCAAATGGCACGAGAAATGACCCAAGAAAACGACCCCGTCATTCCGCAATTACCCAAGACGTATTATTTGATGGTCAATGGTCAGCGCGTAGGGCCACTGGCACTAAATACGGTGCAAGATATGCTGCTTAATCATGACATTAATTCAGAGACCATGTGCTGGAAAAAAGGCATGAAAGAATGGATGGCGCTAGAAATGATGTCTGAATTTGAAACAAACGCGATTCCGCCGCCATTTTCACCGTCAAGCCAACGCTAG
- a CDS encoding toxic anion resistance protein, which translates to MNETLDTTKIAVDNLQAEVEAIVENDTTGTVVTTKALVPAKEALPAAEYEAELDKAIADLDDFSINNIIYFGAKAQEEVTQISDQMLNGVKSKDAGPAGAMLSEMVSVLRGFDMDKLNPNKKQSLWDKILFRAKPIVKFQQRYDAVGEQVETIANSLEKHKETLLHDIKSLDKLYDANLAYFHNLEFYIDAGERKLAQLDDVDIPALATQAETSDEMLDAQKLKDLRALRDDLARRVHDLRLTRQVVMQSLPSIRMVQNNDKGLVTKINSTLVNTIPLWRQQLAQAITIFRSNEAAGTLKAASDLTNDLLEANAENLKQANTLAREQIERGIFDIESVKKANDTLIQTIEESLKITEAGKKARSEAVVTLAQAESDLKQALRAASLKASQAAPEAATENTAASTTEKA; encoded by the coding sequence ATGAATGAAACCCTAGACACGACCAAAATAGCCGTAGATAACCTACAAGCAGAAGTTGAAGCCATTGTAGAAAATGATACAACAGGCACTGTTGTGACGACAAAAGCATTGGTGCCCGCCAAAGAAGCGCTACCCGCCGCAGAATACGAAGCCGAATTAGACAAGGCAATCGCTGACTTGGATGATTTTTCTATCAATAATATCATCTACTTTGGCGCAAAAGCCCAAGAAGAAGTCACACAAATTTCGGATCAAATGTTAAACGGCGTAAAAAGTAAAGACGCAGGGCCTGCAGGTGCTATGCTCTCAGAAATGGTTTCTGTGTTGCGTGGCTTTGATATGGATAAACTCAACCCCAATAAAAAACAATCACTTTGGGACAAGATACTATTTCGCGCCAAGCCAATTGTTAAGTTTCAACAGCGCTATGACGCGGTAGGCGAACAAGTCGAGACCATTGCCAACAGCCTTGAGAAACACAAAGAAACTTTACTGCATGATATCAAATCGCTAGATAAACTCTACGATGCTAATTTGGCGTATTTTCATAATCTTGAGTTTTATATTGATGCAGGGGAACGCAAACTGGCACAATTAGACGACGTGGATATTCCTGCTTTAGCGACACAAGCAGAGACCTCCGATGAAATGCTGGATGCGCAAAAGCTCAAAGATTTACGCGCGTTACGCGATGATTTAGCGCGTCGCGTACATGATTTGCGGCTAACGCGCCAGGTCGTGATGCAGTCATTACCGAGTATCCGCATGGTACAAAATAATGACAAAGGCTTGGTCACCAAAATTAACTCAACATTGGTCAATACCATTCCGTTGTGGCGTCAACAATTGGCGCAAGCGATTACGATTTTTCGCTCGAATGAGGCGGCAGGTACGTTAAAAGCTGCTAGCGATTTAACCAACGATTTACTCGAAGCCAACGCTGAGAATTTAAAACAGGCGAATACGCTGGCACGTGAACAAATCGAACGCGGCATTTTTGATATCGAATCGGTGAAAAAAGCCAACGATACCTTGATTCAAACCATAGAAGAAAGTTTAAAAATAACCGAAGCGGGCAAAAAAGCGCGTAGTGAAGCGGTTGTTACGTTAGCACAGGCAGAGAGTGATCTAAAACAGGCACTGCGTGCGGCGTCGCTCAAAGCATCGCAAGCTGCTCCTGAAGCAGCGACAGAGAATACCGCAGCAAGCACAACAGAAAAAGCCTAA
- a CDS encoding 5-bromo-4-chloroindolyl phosphate hydrolysis family protein — protein sequence MPKPYQPKTNTANFSASGLLLYILPAPLVLKLLISIITFNIPKVALTAGALFFFYSAAHLTRKTLLRRAENLKRARPKKIKDNRNWAALYLVIGLLFLMVLLKSRLPIILLMSLCAIVGYYFTYGFSEKFIEEAPDYGDMPKATRQAIEGAYADLRAIEGLTHQLDATVDAAIIEKVETVLDKSHEIMQLLVKSPSDAGRARRFLNVYINRIKEILTQYLALAKYGKETEFRERLIAVLSEAKEAFTSKQSQLLNDDKLTLDVQLEVLDEQIKSEK from the coding sequence GTGCCCAAACCCTACCAACCCAAAACCAATACCGCTAACTTTAGCGCTAGCGGGTTATTGCTTTATATTTTGCCAGCCCCGCTGGTACTGAAACTGCTGATTTCTATCATTACCTTTAATATTCCAAAAGTCGCATTGACCGCAGGTGCGTTGTTTTTCTTTTACAGCGCTGCACATTTGACGAGAAAGACACTACTGCGCCGCGCAGAAAACTTAAAACGCGCACGCCCAAAAAAAATCAAAGACAACCGTAATTGGGCCGCGCTTTATCTTGTTATTGGTCTGCTTTTTTTGATGGTACTACTCAAATCCAGATTGCCTATCATACTCCTGATGAGTTTATGTGCGATTGTGGGATATTATTTCACTTACGGATTTAGCGAAAAATTCATCGAAGAAGCCCCAGATTATGGCGATATGCCCAAAGCCACTCGACAAGCAATCGAGGGGGCTTACGCCGATTTACGCGCGATCGAAGGGCTGACGCACCAATTGGATGCGACAGTAGACGCTGCCATTATCGAAAAAGTCGAAACCGTGTTGGATAAGTCTCATGAGATTATGCAGTTATTGGTTAAATCACCGAGTGATGCGGGCAGGGCGAGGCGGTTTTTAAATGTCTATATCAATCGCATCAAAGAAATTTTGACACAGTACCTCGCGCTAGCCAAATATGGTAAAGAAACCGAGTTCAGAGAACGCCTGATTGCCGTGCTATCAGAAGCCAAAGAAGCCTTTACCAGCAAGCAATCTCAGCTGCTAAATGACGACAAACTCACACTAGATGTACAATTAGAAGTCCTTGACGAACAAATAAAAAGCGAAAAATAA